Proteins encoded by one window of Candidatus Nomurabacteria bacterium:
- the dnaB gene encoding replicative DNA helicase: MSSPKKPSLRLPPQSLDSEQAVLGSILIRPGGLLDVTDAISTDSFYSERHRLIFDAMLELSLKSQPIDLLTLSTILTEKNLLERVGGNSYLTELIDKVPSASNLKHYADIVEKKYILRELISAGDDVSATGFEESTEPVEEILDRAEKRLFSITGSSKGKKFISIKQTLSGAWERIEKLHGTSGELRGIPTGFADLDSMLAGLQKSDLIILAARPSIGKTTLALDIARMAATTHNIPVGIFSLEMSAQQLVDRMLAAESKVNAWNLRTGKLSTDNEFSRLRDALDKLSKAPIYIDDQAGNSIMHMRATARRLKSEHGLGLIIIDYLQLMTTSKNYDSMVNQVTEISRSLKSLARDLDVPVLALSQLSRAIEARGGKPRLSDLRDSGSIEQDADVVMFIHREDKYKDESERTNIAEILIEKHRNGPTGKVELYFEEKLSTFLPIEKGNMGSFSQQTQRSSDSSNDIF; the protein is encoded by the coding sequence ATGTCATCACCTAAAAAACCATCCTTGAGATTGCCACCGCAAAGCCTAGACTCAGAACAAGCGGTACTTGGATCAATCCTTATTCGCCCAGGTGGGTTACTCGATGTCACTGATGCGATTTCTACGGACTCATTTTATAGTGAGCGACACCGATTGATTTTTGATGCTATGCTCGAGTTATCACTTAAAAGCCAACCTATTGACCTTCTAACACTTTCAACAATCTTAACTGAAAAAAATCTACTTGAGCGAGTTGGCGGTAACAGTTATCTTACGGAACTTATAGACAAAGTACCTTCTGCTTCGAACTTAAAGCACTACGCAGATATTGTTGAGAAAAAATATATTCTTCGAGAACTTATTAGTGCTGGCGATGATGTGTCAGCGACTGGATTTGAAGAATCGACAGAGCCTGTCGAAGAAATACTCGATCGTGCTGAAAAAAGACTCTTCAGTATTACTGGCTCATCAAAAGGCAAGAAGTTTATTAGTATCAAGCAGACCTTAAGTGGTGCATGGGAGCGAATAGAGAAACTCCATGGGACAAGCGGTGAACTTCGCGGCATACCGACTGGTTTTGCAGATTTGGATAGTATGCTTGCTGGACTCCAAAAGTCAGATCTTATTATTTTGGCTGCTCGTCCATCAATCGGTAAAACAACACTAGCGCTTGATATTGCTCGCATGGCTGCAACAACTCATAATATTCCAGTTGGTATTTTCTCACTTGAAATGAGCGCACAACAGCTTGTTGACCGTATGCTTGCAGCTGAATCAAAAGTGAATGCTTGGAATCTTCGTACTGGCAAACTTAGTACCGATAATGAATTTTCAAGGCTTCGCGATGCTCTCGACAAGTTATCAAAGGCGCCTATCTATATCGACGATCAGGCTGGCAACTCAATCATGCATATGCGCGCAACAGCGAGAAGACTCAAAAGTGAACATGGACTTGGACTTATTATTATCGACTACTTGCAGCTCATGACGACCTCTAAGAATTATGATTCTATGGTTAATCAAGTAACAGAGATTTCACGCTCTCTCAAGAGTCTCGCCCGAGATCTCGATGTACCAGTCCTTGCCCTCTCTCAGTTATCTCGTGCGATCGAAGCTCGCGGTGGCAAACCAAGACTTTCTGATTTACGAGATTCTGGTTCTATCGAGCAGGATGCCGATGTTGTTATGTTTATCCACCGTGAAGATAAGTACAAAGATGAATCTGAGAGGACTAATATTGCAGAGATTTTAATTGAAAAACACAGAAATGGACCTACTGGGAAGGTTGAACTATATTTTGAAGAAAAGCTTTCAACATTCTTACCTATTGAAAAAGGCAATATGGGATCTTTTTCACAGCAGACACAAAGAAGTTCTGATTCATCTAATGATATATTTTAA
- the trpS gene encoding tryptophan--tRNA ligase: MKNNAVITLTGDRPTGRLHLGHYVGSLTERIKLQATAEQAFYMIADVQALTDNADNPDKVRNNVLEVALDNLAVGVDPTKTTMYIQSLVPEIAELTIFFLNLVTVNRLLQNPTVKTEILQKGWGLSEIKETNGILEKTENINKPGVPAGFLTYPISQAADILIMKSNIIPVGEDQKPIIELTNEIIDTFNRYYGEVFSKVKIQLSETPRLVGTDGNAKMSKSLGNCIYLADSNEIIEEKVMAMYTDPNHIRVEDPGNIEGNVVFTYLDIFDPNKPEVLELKAQYQKGGLGDVVLKKRLVGILQELITPIREKRERLAQDPRMIMDILKDGTATARKTAQATLAEVRQAMKIDYF; this comes from the coding sequence ATGAAAAACAATGCTGTCATCACTCTTACAGGGGATCGCCCTACAGGTCGGTTGCATTTGGGTCACTACGTAGGTTCGCTTACAGAACGGATCAAACTTCAAGCTACTGCAGAACAAGCATTCTATATGATTGCTGATGTGCAGGCACTGACAGATAATGCTGATAATCCAGACAAGGTACGAAATAATGTGCTTGAAGTTGCGCTCGATAACCTCGCTGTAGGTGTTGATCCAACCAAGACAACTATGTATATACAATCATTAGTTCCAGAAATAGCTGAACTGACTATTTTTTTCTTAAATCTAGTTACTGTAAATCGATTACTTCAGAACCCTACAGTTAAGACAGAAATTTTACAAAAGGGATGGGGACTGTCTGAAATTAAAGAAACAAATGGAATTTTAGAAAAAACTGAAAATATTAACAAACCTGGTGTGCCAGCTGGTTTCTTGACGTATCCTATCTCCCAAGCTGCCGATATTCTTATTATGAAAAGTAACATTATCCCAGTCGGTGAAGATCAAAAACCGATAATTGAACTAACAAACGAAATTATTGATACCTTCAATCGTTATTACGGCGAAGTTTTTTCTAAAGTTAAGATTCAACTTAGTGAGACCCCAAGACTTGTCGGCACAGATGGCAATGCCAAAATGTCAAAGTCACTTGGTAATTGTATTTACCTAGCAGATAGTAATGAAATAATTGAGGAGAAAGTCATGGCTATGTACACTGATCCAAATCATATACGAGTCGAAGATCCAGGGAATATTGAAGGGAATGTTGTATTTACGTATCTAGATATTTTTGATCCAAATAAACCAGAAGTCCTAGAACTCAAGGCCCAGTATCAAAAAGGCGGTCTCGGTGATGTTGTTCTCAAAAAACGGCTAGTAGGAATTCTGCAAGAATTGATTACGCCTATCCGTGAGAAGCGGGAACGCCTTGCACAAGATCCACGAATGATTATGGATATATTGAAAGATGGTACTGCTACAGCACGTAAAACCGCCCAAGCTACCCTCGCCGAAGTTCGTCAAGCGATGAAGATTGACTATTTTTAA
- a CDS encoding ABC transporter ATP-binding protein: MDKPKALFSRSLLFFKPFWKYIAIVFFMMVIGQAAATFSPFLFGKSVDAVTHNNITLAFKYIGGAFLLAIFQSNVLVWIRERIEIAFLDDHVDKAFSLNSMGKMFAFSIGQHVNEHSGVKQSIVNKGQNALTQLMYNALYNIVPNILQVLVTLVILFFFDWRIAAVASIFLFTYIYISYKRNQGFLPSIQEIRKKNQAQSKLQSELYRNATLVIAEAQENETLSFFKKAADTITDYSTKTWFHYLTVFYSHKTLILFGQYISLGFGVYLIIIGEHSAGMFVTFYAWTNSIFSNLIMIMNSQRQILMQVADIKKFFDLLNITPDIDQNVNGKIIEQFSGEIKFTNVSFAYPYRMNQEEADKAEDLNEVADEEKDEDHAITNVSFTIPPGAKVGFVGQSGSGKSTIVNLLRRYYDPTIGEIFVDNINLKELNLHWFRSQVGNVEQKIELFDRSIKDNILFGMSDNKKVSNEELLQVVHDASLDDFVVKLKGHGLDTLIGEAGIKVSGGERQRIGIARALIKNPKILIFDEATSALDSVNEKLIHEAINRSAEGRTTIIIAHRLSTVMDADIIFVVAEGKIVAQGTHEELQKNSLDYQKLLKNQIVAI; the protein is encoded by the coding sequence ATGGATAAACCAAAAGCATTATTCTCACGCTCGCTTTTATTTTTTAAGCCATTTTGGAAGTACATAGCAATAGTATTTTTTATGATGGTTATTGGGCAGGCTGCTGCTACTTTTTCACCATTTTTATTCGGGAAAAGCGTGGACGCTGTAACTCATAATAACATCACTCTTGCCTTCAAATATATTGGTGGCGCATTTTTGTTGGCAATTTTTCAATCAAATGTCTTAGTATGGATTAGAGAACGAATCGAAATTGCTTTTCTTGATGATCATGTCGATAAAGCATTCTCACTTAATTCAATGGGAAAAATGTTTGCTTTTTCAATTGGACAGCATGTTAATGAACACTCCGGTGTAAAACAAAGTATTGTGAATAAAGGCCAAAATGCATTAACGCAACTTATGTACAATGCGTTGTATAATATTGTCCCGAATATTTTGCAAGTGCTTGTAACACTGGTAATACTATTCTTTTTTGACTGGCGAATCGCAGCGGTTGCTTCAATTTTTCTTTTTACTTACATCTATATTTCCTATAAACGAAATCAAGGGTTTTTACCCAGCATTCAAGAAATTAGAAAGAAAAATCAGGCTCAATCAAAATTGCAATCTGAATTATACAGAAACGCAACATTAGTCATCGCTGAAGCTCAAGAAAATGAAACGTTGTCATTCTTTAAGAAAGCGGCGGATACAATTACAGATTACTCAACAAAGACATGGTTCCATTACTTGACAGTCTTTTATAGTCATAAAACATTAATTCTTTTCGGTCAGTACATATCGCTTGGTTTTGGTGTTTATTTGATAATCATCGGAGAACATTCAGCGGGTATGTTTGTTACGTTTTATGCATGGACGAACTCAATATTCTCTAACTTAATTATGATCATGAATTCTCAAAGGCAAATACTGATGCAGGTAGCAGATATTAAGAAGTTTTTTGATTTATTAAATATTACTCCAGATATAGATCAAAATGTAAATGGAAAAATTATTGAACAGTTCTCAGGTGAAATTAAATTCACTAATGTAAGCTTCGCATATCCTTATAGAATGAATCAAGAAGAAGCTGACAAGGCAGAAGATTTAAATGAGGTAGCAGATGAGGAAAAGGATGAGGATCATGCAATTACAAATGTTAGTTTTACTATACCTCCGGGCGCTAAGGTTGGCTTTGTAGGTCAATCAGGGTCTGGTAAATCAACAATAGTAAATCTACTACGACGTTACTATGACCCAACAATTGGAGAGATATTCGTTGACAATATAAACCTTAAAGAGCTAAACCTACACTGGTTTCGTTCTCAAGTTGGTAATGTTGAACAAAAAATTGAACTCTTTGACCGAAGTATAAAAGACAATATTTTATTTGGAATGTCAGATAATAAAAAAGTAAGCAATGAAGAACTCTTGCAGGTAGTTCACGATGCATCGTTAGATGACTTTGTAGTAAAACTTAAGGGTCATGGCCTTGATACCCTCATTGGAGAAGCAGGAATTAAAGTTTCTGGGGGAGAAAGGCAGAGAATCGGTATAGCGAGAGCTTTAATCAAGAATCCTAAAATTCTTATTTTTGATGAAGCCACTAGTGCACTTGATTCTGTAAATGAGAAACTAATTCATGAGGCAATCAATCGAAGCGCTGAAGGAAGAACGACAATCATAATCGCACACAGGCTTTCAACAGTAATGGATGCCGATATTATTTTCGTGGTAGCAGAAGGAAAAATTGTAGCACAAGGTACACATGAGGAATTGCAAAAAAATTCCCTAGACTACCAAAAACTTCTTAAAAATCAAATTGTTGCTATATAA
- the aspS gene encoding aspartate--tRNA(Asn) ligase, translating into MIQAKHVSDLKSEVGNEVIIQGFVQTLRVQSKIIFLILRDVTGIVQNIIEASVPDVFETAKTLSHESVVRITGVVKEAAQAPGGFELGVNSIEVLSVANPELPIPIVVKGSDEESEAPTRFDYRWIDLRKPEKTKIFKVWTTLEKGFRKYWDENNYMQVYSPSFMSTPSETGAEVFEVKYFDRKAYLAQSPQFYKQMAIASGFERVFIAGPVFRAEESFTSRHLTEFTGWDFELGFIDSHHDVMDQEEGMLVAGFEAVSQAFPELGVIVPKRPFPRITMLEAKKILSGLGVSSAEDYDLSPEEERVMSDYVKKEFDHEFVFIHEYHKSKSAFYHMRLEESSDYSRRADLLFRGIEVTTLAQREHRIEILEQQAKDKGMSLEALKDYLNFFRYGVPPHGGAGIGPGRLIMKLLDLPNVREATYIPRDVKRLNP; encoded by the coding sequence ATGATTCAAGCAAAACATGTCAGTGACCTAAAAAGTGAAGTTGGAAATGAAGTTATTATCCAAGGTTTCGTGCAAACACTGCGCGTACAGAGTAAAATTATTTTCCTCATTCTTCGAGATGTGACCGGTATCGTACAAAACATTATTGAAGCAAGTGTCCCAGATGTATTTGAGACTGCAAAGACACTTTCTCATGAATCTGTGGTACGAATCACTGGTGTTGTCAAAGAAGCGGCACAAGCGCCTGGAGGATTCGAGCTTGGTGTAAATAGTATTGAGGTGCTTTCTGTTGCAAATCCAGAACTACCAATACCTATTGTCGTGAAGGGAAGTGATGAAGAATCAGAAGCGCCAACGAGATTTGATTATCGCTGGATTGATCTTCGTAAGCCTGAAAAAACAAAGATATTTAAAGTTTGGACAACACTTGAGAAAGGTTTCAGAAAATACTGGGACGAGAACAATTATATGCAAGTGTATTCACCGTCATTCATGTCGACACCGTCTGAGACAGGCGCAGAAGTATTCGAAGTAAAATATTTTGATCGCAAAGCATACCTTGCCCAGTCGCCACAATTCTACAAACAAATGGCAATTGCTTCTGGTTTCGAGCGAGTGTTTATTGCAGGGCCTGTGTTTCGAGCAGAGGAATCATTTACCTCAAGACATCTCACCGAATTTACCGGTTGGGACTTTGAACTGGGATTTATCGACTCACATCATGACGTCATGGATCAAGAAGAAGGCATGCTTGTTGCAGGATTTGAAGCAGTATCTCAAGCATTCCCGGAGCTCGGTGTTATTGTGCCAAAACGACCATTCCCACGAATTACGATGCTAGAAGCTAAAAAAATACTATCTGGGTTAGGCGTTTCAAGTGCCGAAGACTATGATCTATCACCAGAAGAAGAACGAGTAATGAGTGACTATGTGAAAAAGGAATTTGATCATGAATTTGTCTTTATCCATGAATATCACAAAAGCAAGAGTGCGTTTTATCATATGAGACTCGAAGAGAGTAGTGACTATTCGAGACGCGCAGACTTACTTTTCCGTGGCATAGAAGTTACAACACTTGCACAGCGTGAGCATCGAATTGAAATCCTAGAGCAACAGGCAAAAGATAAAGGCATGAGCCTCGAAGCACTTAAAGATTACTTGAATTTCTTCCGTTATGGTGTACCACCACACGGCGGTGCTGGCATAGGCCCAGGACGACTTATTATGAAGCTCTTGGATCTTCCAAATGTGCGAGAAGCAACGTACATCCCACGTGATGTAAAGCGATTGAATCCGTAA
- a CDS encoding DNA-binding transcriptional regulator, protein MEFNWNIKPNTQLLEAIVSLENTDEAKRFLRDLMTEGEIEEFGKRLEAARLLSNNVQYNTIIKQTGLSSTTIARIAKWLRGSLGGYNLILTRIAHHHNSIQPRRGLS, encoded by the coding sequence ATGGAATTCAATTGGAATATAAAACCAAATACGCAACTACTTGAAGCCATCGTTTCGCTTGAAAACACTGACGAAGCCAAGCGTTTTCTGCGCGACCTTATGACTGAAGGCGAAATAGAAGAATTCGGCAAAAGACTCGAAGCTGCACGTCTGCTTTCAAATAATGTTCAATACAACACAATCATAAAACAAACAGGGCTTTCTTCAACGACAATTGCTCGTATCGCTAAATGGCTTCGAGGCTCACTCGGGGGATACAATCTCATACTTACTCGTATTGCTCATCATCATAATTCTATCCAACCAAGGAGAGGATTGTCTTAA
- a CDS encoding segregation/condensation protein A — protein sequence MNTTEAIDSYTVTTGTFSGPFELLLELIESHKLFINEISLAEVTNEYVNYLKTEKGLDMQIATNFILIAATLILIKSRSLLPNLKLTEEESESITSLEARLKLYQIIKDISPYIQEKFGKQIIFSAPPGANEHVVFSPHVKITKTALEQAMQDVLRALPKKEILPEVTVRKVMNIEELIDSLTLRMTQAVNISFKSFTNEYKTEDSKEAKMFTIVTFLAMLELVRSGLIDVLQSDLFDDMTITKDMPQQSQQYGNN from the coding sequence ATGAACACCACAGAAGCAATTGACTCATACACCGTCACGACCGGCACTTTCTCTGGTCCTTTTGAACTTCTGCTTGAACTTATTGAAAGTCATAAACTTTTCATAAATGAAATTTCACTAGCTGAGGTTACTAATGAATATGTTAATTATCTTAAAACAGAAAAGGGCCTCGACATGCAAATAGCAACCAACTTTATTTTAATTGCTGCGACGCTTATTCTTATCAAATCCCGTTCACTACTACCAAATCTTAAACTTACCGAGGAGGAATCAGAAAGTATTACTAGTCTTGAAGCAAGACTGAAACTGTATCAAATCATCAAAGACATTAGTCCATATATACAGGAGAAATTTGGCAAGCAAATTATTTTCTCAGCCCCACCTGGAGCAAATGAACACGTTGTCTTTAGTCCTCATGTCAAAATTACAAAAACTGCACTCGAGCAAGCTATGCAAGATGTACTCCGCGCTTTACCCAAGAAGGAAATCCTCCCTGAGGTGACTGTCCGCAAGGTTATGAATATAGAGGAGCTGATTGATTCATTGACTCTCCGAATGACGCAGGCTGTCAATATAAGCTTTAAGTCTTTTACGAACGAATACAAAACTGAAGACAGCAAAGAGGCTAAAATGTTTACTATTGTCACGTTTTTAGCTATGCTTGAGCTTGTTCGATCAGGCCTCATTGATGTACTGCAAAGCGACTTGTTTGACGATATGACCATAACAAAAGATATGCCCCAACAATCACAACAATATGGAAATAACTGA
- a CDS encoding SMC-Scp complex subunit ScpB, with the protein MEITELVQKIEALLFIKGQTLSLGELVTLTREPKSKIAEACSMLQEKHRADGIVVIFNNEEIALGTNPLLASFLDQIRKEELEKELSKASVETLAIILYKKNVTRAEIDYIRGVNSSFILRALLIRGLIEKESHPEDSRKFMYTPSLDLMRFLGITSLEELSDKASVEASLQTFVQNSAQEIEQESV; encoded by the coding sequence ATGGAAATAACTGAATTAGTACAAAAAATTGAAGCTCTCCTTTTTATCAAAGGCCAAACACTTTCATTGGGTGAACTAGTTACATTAACTCGTGAACCAAAAAGTAAAATAGCAGAAGCATGTAGTATGCTCCAAGAAAAACATAGAGCTGATGGTATTGTTGTTATTTTTAACAACGAAGAAATTGCCTTAGGAACTAATCCTTTACTTGCATCATTTCTTGATCAAATTCGAAAAGAAGAACTCGAAAAGGAGCTAAGTAAAGCAAGTGTTGAGACGCTGGCAATAATTTTGTATAAAAAAAATGTTACCCGTGCAGAAATTGATTATATTAGAGGTGTGAATTCAAGTTTTATTTTGCGAGCATTGCTTATCCGCGGACTTATTGAGAAGGAAAGCCATCCAGAAGATTCCAGAAAATTTATGTATACGCCATCGCTTGATCTTATGCGATTTTTGGGCATAACATCACTTGAAGAGCTGTCAGATAAGGCAAGCGTTGAAGCATCGTTGCAGACATTTGTGCAAAATAGTGCTCAGGAAATTGAACAAGAAAGTGTATGA
- a CDS encoding D-alanyl-D-alanine carboxypeptidase: MTSHITSQTTKPQVYLALIGAVFLTGLYYEQVSVNNYFFDQEQKALQTQVENQTKISTSISVVAKAYYVYDATTDKVLFQKNAKAPLALASLVKVMTALVAENHLDQNEDIYLSPYALQSVGDTGLLEGDHWELNSLLPFALVSSSNDAIQAIAEAIEVKHTTSIISLMNREAAQRGLTSMQFFNSTGLDITDQINGGYGSAEDIAKLFGHTILTYPLLYEQTKVPSAIFYSTSQKPYSAQNTNQMVDSFSSIIASKTGYTTLAGGNLLIARKMPNEHIIIFALLGSTYVDRFTDMLALSRKADIYAMTTPEAL; encoded by the coding sequence ATGACATCACATATAACATCACAAACTACAAAGCCGCAAGTCTATCTTGCCCTTATCGGGGCAGTTTTTCTTACTGGGTTATATTATGAGCAAGTATCTGTTAATAACTATTTCTTTGATCAAGAACAGAAAGCCCTGCAAACCCAAGTAGAAAACCAGACTAAAATAAGCACTTCTATCTCAGTTGTTGCAAAAGCATATTATGTTTACGATGCAACGACAGATAAAGTTTTATTCCAGAAAAATGCAAAAGCTCCGCTTGCACTTGCTTCATTAGTAAAAGTTATGACTGCCTTAGTAGCTGAAAACCACTTAGACCAAAACGAAGATATATATCTTTCGCCATATGCATTGCAATCGGTTGGTGACACAGGTCTCCTTGAAGGTGACCACTGGGAATTAAATTCATTATTGCCATTTGCACTTGTCTCATCATCAAATGATGCCATTCAAGCTATAGCAGAAGCAATAGAGGTCAAACATACTACAAGTATTATAAGCCTCATGAATCGTGAGGCGGCACAACGCGGATTAACATCAATGCAGTTTTTTAATTCTACTGGATTAGATATAACAGATCAAATAAATGGGGGATATGGTAGTGCAGAAGATATTGCAAAACTTTTTGGACATACAATTTTGACCTACCCGTTATTATATGAACAAACAAAAGTTCCAAGTGCTATCTTTTATTCTACAAGCCAAAAGCCATACAGTGCACAAAATACAAATCAGATGGTAGACTCTTTTAGCTCAATCATTGCATCAAAAACTGGCTATACAACATTGGCTGGGGGGAATCTACTAATCGCCCGAAAAATGCCAAATGAGCATATAATTATTTTTGCATTACTAGGATCAACCTATGTAGACAGGTTTACTGACATGCTTGCTTTGTCGCGCAAGGCAGATATTTATGCAATGACTACACCCGAAGCCCTTTAA
- the ftsW gene encoding putative lipid II flippase FtsW, which yields MTTKIKPFDKTFFWIVVTLTGVGILTFVSASLGILAKSETKFYGVIFNQLVLGLCGGALALYLTSRINYLFWRKYAFYFFLASIGLTLLVFVPQIGFTHGGASRWVNLGPISFQPVEFLKVGFILYFAAYMSWLKSKATDYKYSIIPLLALLLLIAGILLAQPDTKSLLLIIVTGGAMLFVSGVPLKYIFGLLGIAAAGLLILAFFTPYLTSRIDTFIHPDKDSSGSSYQLQQSLIAIGSGGTFGRGLGQSIQKFSYLPEPQGDSIFAVIGEEFGFIGCSILLVLYTAFVLRGLRIANHAPDGFSRLFIVGIVILLGAQSLLNIASIIGLFPLTGVPLVFVSHGGTSLMISLAAMGVILNMSRYQKANNGMHK from the coding sequence ATGACTACAAAAATCAAACCGTTTGATAAGACATTCTTCTGGATTGTTGTTACCTTAACTGGCGTAGGAATCTTGACGTTTGTTTCGGCATCACTAGGTATACTTGCAAAAAGTGAGACTAAATTTTACGGTGTTATATTTAATCAACTTGTACTTGGTCTCTGTGGTGGGGCGCTTGCGTTGTATCTAACCTCTAGAATTAATTATCTGTTCTGGCGTAAATACGCTTTTTATTTTTTTCTAGCGTCTATAGGTCTTACCTTGCTTGTATTTGTCCCACAAATCGGGTTTACGCATGGCGGAGCATCACGGTGGGTAAACCTTGGTCCGATTTCATTTCAGCCTGTAGAATTTCTCAAGGTTGGGTTTATTCTGTATTTTGCAGCCTATATGTCCTGGCTAAAAAGTAAAGCAACAGATTATAAGTACAGTATTATTCCACTGCTTGCTTTGCTGCTACTTATTGCGGGTATTTTATTGGCTCAGCCAGATACAAAAAGTTTATTACTCATTATTGTAACGGGCGGAGCAATGCTTTTCGTATCTGGAGTGCCACTTAAATATATTTTTGGACTTTTGGGAATCGCAGCTGCAGGATTGCTTATATTGGCATTTTTTACTCCATACCTGACAAGCCGTATTGATACTTTTATTCACCCAGATAAAGATAGCTCAGGATCATCATATCAACTACAACAATCCCTAATCGCAATAGGCTCGGGTGGCACATTTGGACGAGGCCTTGGGCAAAGCATTCAAAAATTTAGTTATTTGCCAGAGCCTCAAGGTGACTCTATATTTGCTGTTATAGGTGAAGAATTTGGCTTTATCGGCTGTAGTATACTACTCGTGCTTTATACAGCGTTTGTACTTAGGGGACTTAGAATTGCAAACCATGCCCCCGATGGCTTTAGTAGACTTTTTATTGTTGGAATTGTTATACTTTTAGGCGCGCAATCGCTTTTAAACATTGCATCTATTATAGGTTTATTTCCATTGACTGGTGTGCCATTAGTTTTCGTAAGCCATGGAGGTACGTCACTTATGATCTCACTTGCAGCAATGGGGGTTATACTCAACATGTCACGTTACCAGAAAGCAAATAACGGAATGCATAAATAA
- a CDS encoding UDP-N-acetylglucosamine--N-acetylmuramyl-(pentapeptide) pyrophosphoryl-undecaprenol N-acetylglucosamine transferase translates to MKILFTGGGTGGHFYPIIAIAENIQRVVQDEKILKVELFYMSTEPYDKAALYENSITFIPVTAGKLRIYPSIKNFIDIGKTIFGCLEATLKVFALYPDVVVGKGGYASFPALFAARLLRIPVIIHESDSAPGRVNSWAAKFAKRIAISFEEASDYFPKTKTAWTGQPIRRDITQAARDGAFEYLKFNSTIPVLFILGGSQGAQKINNAIIDALPTLVAKYQIIHQVGVKNLKDVSETAQVVLAGNTNKDRYKPVGFLNPLGMKMSSGAATLVISRAGSTIFEIASWNVPSIIIPFDKSNGDHARKNAYTYARAGCGEVIEENNLTPNILVSEIENILSNPSKVAAMKKATQDFARPDAGRVIAKEILDLALEHVK, encoded by the coding sequence ATGAAAATATTATTCACCGGAGGAGGAACAGGAGGACACTTTTACCCAATTATTGCTATTGCAGAAAATATACAAAGGGTTGTTCAAGATGAAAAAATTCTTAAAGTTGAACTGTTCTATATGTCGACTGAGCCGTATGATAAAGCTGCATTATATGAAAACAGTATAACTTTTATACCTGTCACTGCTGGCAAACTACGCATTTACCCATCAATAAAAAATTTCATAGATATAGGTAAAACAATATTTGGCTGTTTGGAAGCAACTCTGAAGGTGTTTGCATTATATCCAGACGTAGTTGTAGGGAAGGGAGGTTACGCAAGTTTCCCGGCACTTTTTGCAGCGAGACTTTTGAGAATACCAGTAATCATCCACGAATCAGATTCAGCTCCTGGGCGAGTAAATAGTTGGGCAGCAAAATTTGCAAAACGTATAGCCATATCATTTGAAGAAGCTAGTGATTATTTTCCAAAAACAAAAACGGCCTGGACTGGACAGCCAATACGAAGAGATATCACCCAGGCCGCACGCGATGGTGCATTCGAATACCTCAAATTTAATTCGACCATACCAGTGTTATTTATTCTAGGAGGATCACAAGGCGCACAAAAAATTAATAACGCAATCATTGATGCATTACCTACATTGGTTGCCAAGTATCAAATTATCCACCAGGTTGGGGTAAAAAATCTTAAAGATGTATCCGAAACAGCCCAAGTAGTACTTGCAGGAAATACCAACAAGGATCGTTATAAGCCAGTTGGATTTCTTAATCCGCTTGGTATGAAAATGAGTTCAGGGGCAGCAACACTCGTTATTTCTCGTGCAGGTTCAACGATATTTGAAATTGCATCTTGGAACGTACCTTCGATTATTATTCCATTTGATAAATCAAATGGCGACCATGCTAGAAAAAACGCGTATACCTACGCGAGAGCAGGCTGTGGCGAAGTTATCGAAGAAAACAATTTAACCCCAAACATACTCGTATCTGAAATAGAAAATATTTTAAGTAACCCAAGCAAAGTTGCTGCAATGAAAAAGGCTACGCAAGATTTTGCACGGCCTGATGCGGGACGGGTGATTGCCAAGGAAATTCTTGATTTAGCTTTAGAACATGTAAAGTAG